A genome region from Conger conger chromosome 16, fConCon1.1, whole genome shotgun sequence includes the following:
- the dnmt1 gene encoding DNA (cytosine-5)-methyltransferase 1: MPTKTSLSLPEDIRKRLQVLDKDGDGLSEKECVREKLSLVQDFLQTEAQDQLRSLEAEMRSEELSEEGYLSKVKALLGRELCVENGSHADSPKLNGQSNGVTENGSHSEEDLVTGAMETEGEGGAVKSPSAPKARGGRKIKTEGDSKKSPVSSRVTRNSGKQPTILSMFSRVSSKRKSEEVNGEEESGDTGEKAEDGDQEEEAQEEKRLKVETDEKVAEAPAEKAKPVAAVKTPPPKCPDCRQYLDDPDLKFFQGDPDNALDEPEMLTDERLSLFDSNEDGFESYEDLPQHKITNFSVYDKRGHLCPFDSGLIEKNVELYFSCGVKPIYDDNPCMDGGVPAKKLGPINAWWITGFDGGEKALIGFTTAFADYILMEPSEEYGPTFALMQEKIYMSKIVVEFLQKNPEVTYEDLLNKIETTVPPAGLNFNRFTEDTLLRHAQFVVEQVESYDEAGDPDEQPVIVTPCMRDLIKLAGVTLGKRRAARRQAIRHPTKIEKDNKGPTKATTTKLVYQIFDTFFSDQIDQNDKDGGVKRQRCGVCEVCQAPDCGKCSACKDMIKFGGSGRIKQACHKRRCPNLAVKEAEDDENIEEDDALPVKATSKKMSQVKKKKQNQKKLSWIGRPVRTEGKKEYYMSVSVEEEVVEVGDCVSVSPDDPSDPLYLARITAMWEDDSGKMFHAHWFCRGTDTVLGESSDPLELFLVDECEDIALCYMQDKVNVLYKAPSNNWFMEGGVDQDIKVIEDDGKSFFYQLWYEGDCARFETPPTVTPSEDRKHAFCLSCSRTREQEERDTPRPRDPLDGESDSKVFYASVCLKGEQYRPGDSVYLLPEAFGFGVKAASPVKRSHRKEDVDEELYPEYYRKSSDYIKGSNLDAPEPFRVGRIKEIFCHKRSNGRSNQAEVKLRLYKLYRPENTHKGLKAGYHTDINQLYWSEEEATVDAVEVLGRCRVEYGEDLIESVQDFSAGGPDRFYFLEAYNAKTKGFEDPPNHARSAVHKGKGKGKGKGKGKSSSTREQQEQERQPKVPKLRTLDVFSGCGGLSEGFHQAGISETLWAIEMWDPAAQAFRLNNPGTTVFTEDCNVLLKLVMGGEQTNSLGQKLPQKGDVEMLCGGPPCQGFSGMNRFNSRTYSKFKNSLVVSYLSYCDYYRPKFFLLENVRNFVSFKSSMVLKLTLRCLVRMGYQCTFGVLQAGQYGVAQTRRRAIILAAAPGEKLPRYPEPLHVFAPRACSLSVVVDEKRYVSNVTRGNGGVYRTITVRDTMSDLPEIRNGAAALEISYNGEPQSWFQRHIRGAQYQPILRDHICKDMSALVAARMRHVPLAPGSDWRDLPNMEVRLRDGTTTKKLRYTHSDKKNGRSSTGALRGVCACAGGKPCDPADRQFNTLIPWCLPHTGNRHNHWAGLYGRLEWDGFFSTTVTNPEPMGKQGRVLHPEQHRVVSVRECARSQGFPDTYRFFGNILDKHRQVGNAVPPPLSRAIGLEVKRCVVEKMKENGTEPEKQVKMEVSD; encoded by the exons ATGCCAACCAAAACCTCCTTGTCTCTGCCAGAGGACATCAGGAAACG ACTTCAGGTGTTGGATAAGGACGGAGATGGGCTATCAGAAAAG GAGTGCGTGAGGGAGAAGCTCAGTCTGGTTCAGGACTTCCTGCAGACGGAGGCTCAGGATCAGCTCCGCAGCCTGGAGGCTGAGATGAGGAGCGAGGAGCTGTCTGAG GAGGGCTACCTGTCCAAGGTGAAGGCGCTGCTGGGaagggagctgtgtgtggagaaCGGTTCTCATGCCGACAGCCCCAAGCTCAACGGCCAGTCAAATGGCGTGACTGAGAACGGCTCGCACAGCGAGGAGGATCTGGTCACGGGAGCCATGGAAACTGAGGGAGAGGGCGGGGCTGTGAAGTCTCCTAGCGCGCCCAAAGCAAGAGGAGGTCGCAAGATCAAAACGGAGGGGGACTCCAAGA AGTCTCCTGTCAGTTCCAGAGTCACGCGTAATTCCGGCAAGCAGCCCACCATCTTATCCATGTTCTCCAGAGT CTCCAGCAAGCGCAAGTCTGAGGAGGTGaatggagaggaggagagtggagaCACGGGGGAGAAAGCTGAGGATGGAGATCAAGAAGAGGAG GCACAGGAAGAGAAGAGGCTGAAAGTGGAGACAGATGAAAA AGTGGCTGAGGCTCCTGCAGAGAAGGCCAAACCTGTGGCTGCTGTGAAG aCTCCGCCCCCCAAATGCCCAGACTGCAGGCAGTATCTGGATGACCCTGACCTGAAGTTCTTCCAGGGAGACCCCGATAATGCG CTGGATGAACCGGAGATGCTGACGGACGAGCGTCTGTCCCTGTTTGACTCCAACGAGGACGGGTTCGAGAGCTACGAGGACCTCCCCCAGCACAAGATCACCAACTTCAG CGTCTACGACAAACGGGGCCACCTGTGTCCCTTCGACTCGGGCCTGATCGAGAAGAACGTGGAGCTGTACTTCAGCTGCGGGGTCAAGCCCATCTACGACGACAACCCCTGCATGGACG GTGGCGTTCCCGCCAAAAAGCTGGGCCCCATCAATGCCTGGTGGATCACCGGGTTTGACGGCGGAGAGAAAGCCCTCATCGGCTTCACCACAG CCTTTGCGGACTACATCCTGATGGAGCCCAGCGAGGAGTACGGTCCCACCTTCGCCCTCATGCAGGAGAAGATCTACATGAGCAAGATCGTGGTGGAGTTCCTGCAGAAGAACCCCGAGGTCACTTACGAAGACCTCCTCAACAAGATCGAG accACGGTCCCCCCCGCCGGCCTGAACTTCAACCGCTTCACGGAGGACACGCTGCTGCGGCACGCCCAGTTCGTGGTGGAGCAGGTGGAGAGCTACGACGAGGCCGGCGACCCCGACGAGCAGCCCGTCATCGTCACGCCCTGCATGAGGGACCTCATCAAGCTGGCCGGCGTCACGCTGGGAAAGAG GCGTGCTGCCAGAAGGCAGGCCATCCGCCACCCCACCAAGATCGAGAAGGACAACAAGGGCCCCACCAAAGCCACCACCACCAAGCTGGTGTACCAGATCTTCGACACCTTCTTCTCCGACCAGATCGACCAGAACGACAAGGACGGCGGCGTGAAGCGGCAGCGCTGTGGTGTCTGCGAG GTGTGCCAGGCCCCAGACTGTGGGAAGTGCTCCGCCTGTAAGGACATGATAAAGTTTGGGGGCAGTGGGCGCATTAAGCAGGCCTGTCACAAGAGGAG GTGTCCCAACCTGGCTGTGAAGGAGGCGGAGGATGATGAGAACATCGAGGAAGACGATGCACTGCCCGTGAAGGCCACGTCCAAAAAAATGTCCCAGGtcaagaagaagaaacagaacCAGAAGAAGCTGTCCTGGATCGGACGGCCCGTCCGA ACGGAGGGGAAGAAGGAGTACTACATGAGCGTGTccgtggaggaggaggtggtggaggtgggagACTGCGTTTCCGTCAGCCCTGATGACCCGTCCGATCCCCTCTACCTGGCCAG GATCACGGCGATGTGGGAGGATGACTCGGGGAAGATGTTCCACGCGCACTGGTTCTGCCGCGGGACGGACACGGTTCTGGGCGAGTCGTCGGACCCCCTGGAGCTCTTCCTGGTGGACGAGTGCGAGGACATTGCCCTCTGCTACATGCAGGACAAGGTCAACGTCCTCTACAAGGCCCCCTCCAACAACTGGTTCATggag GGCGGGGTGGATCAGGACATCAAGGTGATCGAGGACGACGGGAAGAGCTTTTTCTACCAGCTGTGGTACGAGGGGGACTGCGCCCGCTTCGAGACCCCACCCACGGTCACGCCTTCTGAGGACCGCAAGCACGC ctTCTGTCTCAGCTGCAGCCGCACCCGTGAGCAGGAGGAGCGCGACACGCCCCGGCCCCGCGACCCGCTGGACGGGGAGAGCGACTCCAAAGTGTTCTACGCCTCGGTCTGCCTGAAGGGGGAGCAGTACCGGCCCGGGGACAGCGTCTACCTGCTGCCTGAAGCCTTCGGTTTCGG ggtGAAGGCAGCCAGTCCGGTGAAGCGGTCCCACAGGAAGGAGGACGTGGACGAGGAGCTGTATCCGGAGTACTACAGGAAGTCCTCCGACTACATCAAGGGCTCCAACCTGGACGCCCCCGAGCCCTTCCGCGTCGGACGCATCAAGGAGATCTTCTGCCACAAGCGCAGCAACGGCCGGTCCAACCAGGCCGAGGTCAAGCTGCGTCTGTAcaagctctacag GCCTGAGAACACCCACAAAGGTCTGAAAGCGGGGTACCACACCGACATCAACCAGCTGTACTGGAGCGAGGAGGAGGCCACCGTGGACGCGGTGGAGGTGCTGGGGCGCTGTCGCGTGGAGTATGGCGAGGACCTGATCGAGAGCGTGCAGGACTTCTCCGCCGGCGGCCCCGACCGCTTCTACTTCCtggag GCATATAACGCCAAGACGAAGGGCTTCGAGGATCCGCCCAACCACGCCCGCTCTGCTGTGCACAAGGGCAAAGGCAAGGGGAAAG GGAAAGGGAAGGGGAAGTCCTCCTCCACCcgggagcagcaggagcaggagcgtCAGCCCAAGGTTCCTAAGCTGCGCACCTTGGATGTGTTCTCTGGCTGCGGAGGGCTGTCCGAGGGCTTCCACCAGGCGG GTATCTCTGAGACGCTGTGGGCCATAGAGATGTGGGATCCCGCGGCGCAGGCCTTCAGGCTGAATAACCCCGGCACCACGGTGTTCACGGAGGACTGCAACGTGCTGCTGAAGCTGGTGATGGGGGGCGAGCAGACCAACTCGCTGGGCCAGAAGCTGCCGCAGAAGGGCGACGTGGAGATGCTGTGCGGGGGCCCGCCCTGCCAGGGCTTCAGCGGCATGAACCGCTTCAACTCCCGGACCTACTCCAAGTTCAAGAACTCCCTGGTGGTGTCGTACCTCAG TTACTGCGACTACTACAGGCCCAAATTCTTCCTGCTGGAGAACGTGCGCAACTTTGTGTCCTTCAAGAGCTCCATGGTGCTGAAGCTCACCCTGCGCTGCCTGGTGCGCATGGGCTACCAGTGCACCTTCGGAGTCCTGCAG gcggGGCAGTATGGTGTGGCCCAGACCCGGCGCAGGGCGATCATCCTGGCAGCCGCCCCGGGGGAAAAGCTGCCCCGTTACCCCGAGCCCCTGCACGTGTTCGCCCCCCGAGCCTGCTCCCTCAGCGTGGTGGTGGACGAGAAGAGATACGTCAGCAACGTGACCCG CGGTAACGGCGGGGTGTATCGCACCATCACCGTGAGGGACACCATGTCGGACCTGCCGGAGATCCGCAACGGCGCGGCGGCCCTGGAGATCTCCTACAACGGGGAGCCGCAGTCCTGGTTCCAGAGGCACATCCGCGGGGCCCAGTACCAGCCGATCCTGCGGGACCACATCTGCAAG gacATGAGCGCCCTGGTGGCGGCGCGGATGAGGCACGTGCCCCTGGCCCCCGGGTCTGACTGGAGGGACCTGCCCAACATGGAGGTGCGTCTCCGCGACGGCACCACCACCAAGAAGCTGCGCTACACCCACTCCGACAAGAAGAACGGCCGGAGCAGCACCGGGGCCCTGAGGGGCGTGTGCGCCTGCGCTGGGg GGAAGCCGTGCGACCCGGCGGACCGGCAGTTCAACACGCTCATCCCCTGGTGTCTGCCCCACACCGGCAACCGGCACAACCACTGGGCCGGTCTGTACGGCAGACTGGAGTGGGACGGCTTCTTCAGCACCACCGTCACCAACCCGGAGCCTATGGGCAAACag gGGCGCGTGTTGCACCCTGAGCAGCACCGCgtggtgagtgtgagggagtgCGCGCGATCACAGGGTTTCCCCGACACCTACCGATTCTTCGGCAACATCCTGGACAAACACCGGCAG GTTGGGAACGCGGTGCCCCCGCCCCTATCGAGGGCCATCGGCCTGGAGGTGAAGAGGTGTGTGGTGGAGAAGATGAAGGAGAACGGTACAG agCCAGAGAAGCAGGTGAAGATGGAAGTATCTGATTAG
- the angptl6 gene encoding angiopoietin-related protein 6 produces MWTEPWCVAVALVLLVWVQFGEGKEERGRVWGRREDGSPKEGGRCSYTFIVPQQRLTGALCVSSRVEAANCSELAALRVEVGRQQEQLGRLRGLLEQDGGLAAEVRALRRESGDINARITQIYAQLLHDLIHKKDHALEQRRLESLLLNATAQVLQVSALNEELEKKYEALSSLVNNQSLLITRLEAQCQQTHTHPGPPQQQPKEPQSDSAAPGKTTNGIRRDQSPSLSQQDPPVTRPYPPTDAPFSSYPVTKTPGPWRDCQHALESGENTSGIYLLRPLNANRLVQAWCEQNHAQGGWTVIQRRQDGSVNFFRTWDQYKHGFGNLNGEYWLGLEHLYWLSTQAEYRLQVALEDWQGRHVFAEYDRFRLEPESDWYRLRLGQYHGNAGDSLSWHNNKAFTTLDRDKDAYTGNCAHYQKGGWWYHMCAHSNLNGVWYRGGHYRSRYQDGVYWAQFHGGSYSLKKATMMIKPI; encoded by the exons atgtggaCAGAGCCTTGGTGTGTGGCGGTGGCCCTGGTGCTcctggtgtgggtgcagtttGGGGAGGGGAAGGAGGAGCGAGGCCGGGTGTGGGGCCGCAGGGAGGACGGCTCCCCCAAGGAGGGGGGGCGCTGCTCCTACACCTTCATCGTGCCCCAGCAGAGGCTGACGGGGGCGCTGTGCGTGAGCTCGCGGGTGGAGGCCGCTAACTGCTCGGAGCTGGCGGCGCTGCGGGTGGAGGTGGGGCggcagcaggagcagctgggCAGGCTGCGGGGGCTCCTGGAGCAGGATGGGGGGCTGGCCGCTGAGGTGCGCGCCCTGCGCCGGGAGAGCGGCGACATCAACGCCCGCATCACGCAGATCTACGCCCAGCTGCTGCACGACCTCATCCACAAGAAGGACCACGCCCTGGAGCAGAGGAGGCTGGAGAGCCTGCTGCTCAATGCCACGGCCCAG GTGCTGCAAGTGTCGGCCCTGAACGAAGAGCTGGAGAAGAAGTATGAAGCACTTTCCTCCCTGGTGAATAACCAGAGTCTGCTGATTACACGGCTGGAGGCGCAATGCcagcaaacccacacacaccctggcccTCCgcagcag CAGCCTAAGGAGCCGCAGAGTGACAGCGCAGCACCTGGAAAGACGACCAATGGCATCCGGAGGGACCAgagcccctccctctcacagcaGGACCCACCCGTCACCAGGCCTTACCCTCCCACAGATGCTCCTTTCAGCAGCTACCCTGTCACTAAAACCCCAG GTCCGTGGCGGGATTGCCAGCACGCTCTGGAGTCGGGAGAGAACACCAGCGGGATCTACCTGCTGCGTCCCCTCAATGCCAACCGTCTCGTACAGGCCTGGTGTGAGCAGAACCACGCCCAAGGAGGCTGGACGGTCATCCAGCGGAGGCAGGACGGCTCGGTCAACTTCTTCAGAACCTGGGATCAGTACAAG CATGGGTTTGGGAATCTGAATGGAGAGTACTGGCTGGGCCTGGAGCACCTGTACTGGCTGAGTACGCAGGCTGAGTACCGCCTGCAGGTGGCGCTGGAGGACTGGCAGGGCAGGCACGTGTTCGCAGAGTACGACCGCTTCCGCCTGGAGCCCGAGAGCGACTGGTACCGACTGCGCCTCGGCCAGTACCACGGCAACGCCGGAGACTCCCTCTCATGGCACAACAACAAAGCCTTCACTACGCTGGACAGAGACAAGGACGCTTACAcag GTAACTGTGCTCACTACCAGAAAGGGGGCTGGTGGTACCACATGTGTGCCCATTCCAACCTGAACGGAGTGTGGTACCGTGGAGGACATTACCGCAGCCGATACCAGGACGGTGTGTACTGGGCCCAATTCCATGGGGGGTCTTATTCTCTCAAGAAAGCCACCATGATGATCAAACCTATTTGA
- the eif3g gene encoding eukaryotic translation initiation factor 3 subunit G, translating into MPSVEYDDSKPSWADQVEEEGDEGTLPSPKETIKGNIKTVTEYKIDDDGRKCKIIRTFKIETRKASKAVARRKNWKKFGNSEFDAPGPNVATTTVSDDVFMTFISSKEDLNAQDQEEDPMNKLKGQKIVSCRICKGDHWTTRCPYKDTLGPMQKELAEQLGLSTGDKEKAAEPEPAAPAQSKTGKYVPPSLRDGGTRRGESMQPNRRADDNATIRVTNLSEDTRETDLQELFRPFGSISRIYLAKDKNTGQSKGFAFISFHRREDAARAIAGVSGFGYDHLILNVEWAKPSNN; encoded by the exons ATGCCGTCTGTCGAATACGACGA ttcCAAGCCCAGTTGGGCCGATCAGGTTGAAGAGGAAGGCGATGAAG GAACTCTTCCGTCACCCAAAGAAACTATAAAAGGCAACATTAAAACTGTCACAGAGTACAAGATTGATGACGATGGCAGGAAGTGCAAG ATCATCCGCACCTTTAAAATTGAGACGAGAAAGGCCTCCAAAGCCGTGGCCAGGAGAAAG AACTGGAAGAAGTTTGGCAATTCTGAGTTTGACGCTCCAGGCCCCAATGTTGCCACCACAACAGTCAGCGACGATGTTTTCATGACCTTCATCTCCAGCAAAGAG GATTTGAATGCGCAGGACCAGGAGGAGGACCCAATGAACAAGCTGAAGGGGCAGAAGATTGTTTCCTGCCGCATCTGTAAGGGAGACCATTGGACCACCCGCTGCCCCTACAAGGACACTCTGGGGCCCATGCAGAAGGAGCTGGCTGAACAGCTGGGCCTGTCCACGGGCGACAAGGAGAAGGCTGCAG AGCCGGAGCCGGCAGCACCTGCACAGAGCAAGACGGGGAAGTACGTCCCGCCCAGCCTGAGAGACGGGGGCACGCGGAGGGGGGAGTCCATGCAGCCCAACCGCAGAG CTGATGACAACGCCACGATCCGCGTGACGAACCTGTCGGAGGACACGCGCGAGACGGACCTGCAGGAGCTCTTCAGACCCTTCGGCTCCATCTCCCGCATCTACCTCGCCAAGGACAAGAACACCGGCCAGTCAAAG GGCTTTGCCTTCATCAGTTTCCATCGCCGTGAGGATGCAGCAAGAGCCATCGCTGGTGTCTCTGGGTTCGGCTATGATCACCTGATCCTCAATGTGGAGTGGGCCAA ACCTTCAAACAACTAA
- the ppan gene encoding suppressor of SWI4 1 homolog: protein MGKAKTKNQKKARVNAAHVAQEDYGTVPHSFVFHRGQVGKNVAQLVQDMRRVMEPFTAESLKVQKKNVLKDFVAVAGPLGVTHFLVFTKTPSSINMRLARLPKGPMLHFRVLKYSLVKDVVSSLKKHRMHQHQFSHHPLLVLNNFGVEGLQVKLMATMFQNMFPSINVHKVNLNTIRRCVLINYDPLSQEIDFRHYSVKVVPVGMSRGVKKLMQERFPNMSKLEDISELLLKGANLSESEAEQDGEHNITELPQVYSGRGNMRSQQSAVRLTEIGPRMTLQLVKIEEGMGEGSVLYHAVISKTEEELQEILKRKEAELKRKEERRKKQQQDVAQKKEKREENRKKSLEGIKKKLDGQAGGSDESEVEDPGMQEDRPAIESEDEAEYYRQAVGEEPDEDMFSASTRKRGASRPPRPYKKRKLSSEKGPAQDGASKPWKDGKRGPRPGGLAEGRGGDRLPHRKGGKKISGKMAREGGPKWKGQKGKPQAGARRKGPGKPWAGAGRKGPGKPQAGAGRKGPGKPQAGAGRKGPGKPRAGAGRKGPGKRRP, encoded by the exons ATGGGGAAAGCGAAG ACCAAGAACCAGAAGAAGGCGCGTGTAAACGCGGCACACGTGGCTCAGGAGGACTATGGCACCGTCCCCCACTCCTTTGTATTCCACCGAGGCCAGGTCGGCAAGAACGTCGCGCAGCTTGTGCAAGACATGCGCCGCGTGATGGAGCCCTTCACCGCGGAGTCACTCAAG GTGCAGAAGAAGAATGTGCTGAAGGATTTTGTGGCTGTGGCGGGCCCCCTGGGTGTCACACACTTCCTCGTCTTCACCAAGACCCCCAGCAGCATCAACATG cgATTGGCCCGGCTTCCCAAAGGCCCCATGCTGCACTTCAGAGTGTTGAAA tACTCCCTGGTGAAGGATGTAGTGTCCTCCTTGAAGAAGCACAGGATGCACCAGCACCAGTTCTCGCACCATCCGCTGCTTGTGCTCAATAACTTTGGTGTGGAGGGTCTGCAAGTCAAGCTGATGGCCACCATGTTCCAGAACATGTTCCCCTCCATCAATGTGCacaag GTGAACCTCAACACCATCAGAAGATGTGTCCTGATCAACTACGACCCCCTGTCTCAAGAAATTGACTTCCGTCATTA cagTGTGAAGGTGGTGCCCGTGGGCATGAGTCGAGGGGTGAAGAAGCTGATGCAGGAGCGCTTCCCCAACATGAGCAAGCTGGAGGACATCAGCGAGCTGCTTCTCAA AGGTGCCAACCTATCAGAGAGCGAGGCGGAGCAAGACGGCGAACACAACATCACAGAGCTGCCCCAGGTCTACTCCGGGCGTGGCAACATGAGGTCACAGCAGAGTGCCGTGCGGCTGACCGAG ATTGGGCCGAGGATGACTCTGCAGTTGGTGAAGATCGAGGAAGGCATGGGGGAGGGCAGCGTCCTGTACCACGCAGTCA TCTCGAAGACCgaggaggagctgcaggagatccTGAAGCGGAAGGAGGCGGAGCTGAAACGGAAGGAGGAGCGCAGGAAAAAGCAGCAGCAGGACGTCGCTCAGAAGAAGGAGAAACGGGAGGAGAACCG TAAGAAGAGTCTGGAGGGCATTAAGAAGAAGCTAGACGGGCAAGCGGGCGGGTCAGACGAGAGTGAGGTGGAGGACCCTGGGATGCAGGAGGACCGGCCTGCGATTGAGTCCGAGGATGAGGCGGAATATTACAGACAGGCTGTGGGGGAGGAGCCAGATGAAG ACATGTTCTCCGCATCCACGAGGAAGAGGGGGGCAAGCAGGCCCCCCCGGCCCTACAAGAAGAGGAAGCTGTCCTCCGAGAAGGGCCCAGCCCAGGACGGTGCCTCCAAACCTTGGAAGGACGGCAAGCGTGGCCCCAGGCCCGGAGGCCTGGCTGAGGGCCGAGGAGGCGACCGGCTGCCCCACAGGAAAGGGGGCAAGAAGATTTCGGGgaagatggcgagggaggggggCCCAAAGTGGAAGGGGCAGAAGGGCAAACCCCAGGCAGGCGCCAGGAGGAAGGGGCCAGGGAAACCCTGGGCAGGAGCGGGCAGGAAGGGGCCAGGGAAACCACAGGCAGGAGCGGGCAGGAAGGGGCCAGGGAAACCACAGGCAGGAGCGGGCAGGAAGGGGCCAGGGAAACCCCGGGCAGGAGCGGGCAGGAAGGGGCCAGGGAAAAGGCGGCCGTAA